In Candidatus Methylomirabilota bacterium, the sequence GACGTCCACAGCCCGAAGTCGGGAGGCGCCCGCCGCACCATCCAGCGGAGGAACAGGTGCCATCGCTTGCACGGCCCTCCGGCAGAGGGCAGCGGAAAGAGATGGCGATAGCCGCGGGACAGCCGCCCGCGTGGGAACAGCGATCTCACCTCGGCGTCGAGAAACGCGCGGGCGAACCGTTCCAGCCCGGGTCCGATGGGCCCCTGGCCGTCGCCGTCGCCGGCCGCGAAGCACTTCTCGAGCGTGCCGTGGCGGGCGAGGATCTCCCGCGCGGCCACGCAGAAGGCCACGAGGTCCCGCGGCCGGTTGAACCGATAGTGGAAGCGCGCGAAGCGTGGCCCATCGCGGACGGGGTCGAACTCCGCGACGAAGGCGGCCGGCGACGGCCCCATGACCGCCAGCACGTCGTGTAGCTGGCGGGCGAACAGGTCGACGCGCCCGTAGGCCAGACAGGCGGTGAGCAAGGCCACGATCTCGCGGTCGACGGGATCGGGATAGCGGAGGGGGAACTGGATGGCATCGCGGTCGACACGGGCGCCGTAATCGAACTCGCGATAGAGCCGCTCGAGTGGCTCGCGCAGCGCGCCGGCTCGGCTCATTCGCCGCACTGCCGGGATGATATCATGGCGCCCCGTGGACAAACCGCGAAACGTCGGCGTCGTGGGGCTCGGTGTCATCGGGCGTGCCGTGTGCCGCGCGCTGGACACCGGGATCGCCGGCCTCCGGCTCGCGGGCGGGCTCGCCCGCGACCGCGGTCGCGCCGAAGCCTTCCTGGCCGGGTTGGGCGGCCAGCCGCCGTTCCTGCCGCTCGACGATCTCATCGCCGCGGCCGACGTCGTGCTCGAAGCCTCCACCCAGGCGCACCTCGAGGAGATCGCCCCCAAAGCGCTGGGCGCCGGCCGCGATCTGATTGTGCTCTCCTGCGGCGGTCTGCTCGGTCACCCCGAGTGGATCGCCCTGGCCGAAGCCAACGGCGGTCGGATCTACGTGCCCTCGGGCGCCATCGCCGGCCTCGACGGGGTCAAAGGAGCCCGGGTCGGCGCGGTGACGTCGGTGACGATGGAGACCCGCAAGCCCCCACGTGGGCTGGCCGGCGCGCCCTGGATCGAGCAACAGAAGATCGATCTCGAGGCCATCACCGCCGAGACGCTCATCTTCGAGGGGCCGGCCACGCAGGCGTGCCGCGCCTTCCCGGCCAACGTCAACGTCGTGGCCGCGCTCTCTCTCGCCGGGATCGGCCCGGACAGAACACGGATCCGGATCTACGCCGTCCCCGGCCTGACCCGGAACACCCACCGCGTGACCATCGAGGGCGAGTTCGGCCGCCTGGCCGTCGAGATCGCGAACGTTCCCTCGGAGAATCCCCGAACCGGCAAGCTCTCCGCACTCTCCACGATCGCCCTCCTCCGCGACCTCGCCGCCCCCCTCCGCGTCGGCACATAGACAGGGCACGGGCACCCGGGCTTCGCCACGCCCGTGCCCCGCCGAGACCACACGGGTCGGCCAGTTTCGCAAGCCGATCCGAGTCGCGACTACCGCGTTCAGCCGAGCGCCGCCCCCGCCGGCTTCGGCGGTTGCTGCTCGCTGGCCTGCCCTGATCAGGGGGCGTGGGGGTGGGAGATCCTGTGAGACCCGTTTCCCTGGCGTAG encodes:
- a CDS encoding aspartate dehydrogenase — encoded protein: MDKPRNVGVVGLGVIGRAVCRALDTGIAGLRLAGGLARDRGRAEAFLAGLGGQPPFLPLDDLIAAADVVLEASTQAHLEEIAPKALGAGRDLIVLSCGGLLGHPEWIALAEANGGRIYVPSGAIAGLDGVKGARVGAVTSVTMETRKPPRGLAGAPWIEQQKIDLEAITAETLIFEGPATQACRAFPANVNVVAALSLAGIGPDRTRIRIYAVPGLTRNTHRVTIEGEFGRLAVEIANVPSENPRTGKLSALSTIALLRDLAAPLRVGT
- a CDS encoding TIGR02757 family protein yields the protein MSRAGALREPLERLYREFDYGARVDRDAIQFPLRYPDPVDREIVALLTACLAYGRVDLFARQLHDVLAVMGPSPAAFVAEFDPVRDGPRFARFHYRFNRPRDLVAFCVAAREILARHGTLEKCFAAGDGDGQGPIGPGLERFARAFLDAEVRSLFPRGRLSRGYRHLFPLPSAGGPCKRWHLFLRWMVRRAPPDFGLWTSMAPSRLLMPVDTHVENMSRAIGLTRRRSRTWRMAEEITARLAAIDAADPVKYDFALCHKRMSGDCRDRRDPVVCEPCGLRAVCRHWSGRRA